Sequence from the Herbaspirillum sp. meg3 genome:
CGCCAGCGCGGTACGAAGAAGCACGACAGGCCGTTGTCGGTACGCGCCAGCACCATGTGCGCATCGGACATCGGTGCCGAGAAAAACCATTTGTGGCCGATCAGCGTATAAGCCGCGCCACGTCCGCTGCCATTGAGCGGGCGTGCGACGGTGGTATTGCTGCGCACGTCGGAGCCGCCTTGTTTTTCGGTCATGCCCATGCCGATCAGCATCGAGCGCTTTTGCTCCAGCGGCAGATCGCGAGGATCGTGTTCGCGTGAAAATAATTTGTCGCGCACCATCGGGAACAGCGCATCTTCATGGCGCAATACCGGTAGCGAAGCAAAGGTCATGGTGGTCGGGCAGAGCGATCCCGCTTCCACCTGTGCATGCAGGAAGTAGCCCGCAGCGCGAGCCACATGCGCGCCCGGCATGCCTTCATGGGCGGGCATCCACGGCAGTGCGTGCAGGGCTTCGCGGCGCAGCAGCGCCAGCAGTGCATGCCAGCTGGGATGGAAGTCGACCCGGTCGATACGGTTGCCGAAGCGGTCGTGGGTTTGCAGTTCGGGGGTGTGGCGATTGGCCAGTTCGGCCAGTTGCAGCACATCGGCGCTGCCGAGCTCGGCGCCGTAATTGGAAAGCGGCGCGGCATGCCAGCCGGCCTGTTCGCGCTGCACGCCTTCGCTCAGGGCCAGATCAGTGCTGTACAGATTGACATCTTTCAGCTCGGGAACCTGGTTGGTGACTTCATGCGTTTTCATTGCAGCTCCTGGACGTGGACGGGCGGAGAGAGTGAAGCGAGCTAAGGCGCAGCGCAGACGGCAGCGCGGACAGTGTAAGGCATTCACCGCCGGAAGAGAGCGGGACAGCACAAGCGCCTTGCAATTCCTGCGCATTAGGTGAATTTGCTATAACTATATAAGTATCTTGTCGCTAAGGCCGTCCTGCACATGACAAAGACTCATATTAAAATGAGGCTTCTGAAAGGACTCCTCCTACCATGCCTTACCTGACCATCGAAGATACCATCGGCAATACGCCCTTGATTCAATTGCAACGTATCGGCGGCGAAGACGTCGCTCGACGCAACAACATCATCCTCGGCAAGATGGAGGGCAACAACCCCGCCGGTTCGGTCAAGGACCGCGCCGCGCTGTCGATGATCCGCCGTGCTGAAGAGCGCGGCCAGATCAAGCCGGGTGATACCCTGATCGAAGCCACCAGCGGCAATACAGGCATTGCGTTGGCCATGGTTGCGGCAATGCGCGGTTACAAGATGGTCTTGCTGATGCCGGAAAACCTCAGCGAAGAGCGCCGTCAAAGCATGGCCGCCTATGGAGCTAAGATCGTTCTCACGCCCAAGAGCGGCGGTATGGAATACGCGCGCGACCTGGCTGAACAAATGCAGAAGGAAGGCCAGGGCCTGATCCTGGATCAGTTCGCCAACGCCGATAATCCTCAGGCGCACTATGAGACGACCGGCCCCGAGCTGTGGCGCGACACCGAAGGCCGCATCACCCATTTCGTCAGCGCCATGGGCACTACGGGCACCATCATGGGTGTGTCGCGCTATCTGAAAGAGCAAAACCCGGAGATCCAGATCATTGGTGCTCAACCGGAAGAAGGTTCGTCAATCCCGGGCATCCGCAAATGGCCTGAAGCCTATCTGCCGAAGATCTATGAAAAGCCGCGTGTCGATCAGCTCGAATACGTCAGCCAGGCCGCAGCCGAAAACATGGCGCGCAAGCTGGCGATGGTCGAAGGCTTGTTCTGCGGCATCTCCGCAGCAGGCGCCTGTGAAGTGGCATTACGCATCGCGCAGCAGGTGGAAAATGCAACGATCGTGTTCGTCGTCTGTGATCGCGGCGACCGCTATCTCTCCACGGGCGTGTTCCCGGCGTAAGTTCAGAAGAGAAGTGATGACCAAGTGGTGAATGCATTCATGTGTTCGCCACAATAAAAAACGGAGCCAGAGGCTCCGTTTTTTTATTCCATACCCGGTGTTGCAGGCGAACCTGGCTTCGGTTTGAATTGCTTGTCGCTGATGCGGAATTTTTCGCGGCGATCACCCATCAGTTCGCGCAGTTCGCGGATCGACAGTTCGCTGACTTCATGCATGCGAATCAGCAGCGACGCACCAACTGGCAGACGACGGTGACGGATCTTGCTGATCACCGGCGGAGCCACTTCCAGCGCACGCGAGAGCGCGGCATCGTTCTTCAGATGCAGCTTCTCGATCAACGCGTCGAGCAGGTGGTTAG
This genomic interval carries:
- the cysM gene encoding cysteine synthase CysM, which translates into the protein MPYLTIEDTIGNTPLIQLQRIGGEDVARRNNIILGKMEGNNPAGSVKDRAALSMIRRAEERGQIKPGDTLIEATSGNTGIALAMVAAMRGYKMVLLMPENLSEERRQSMAAYGAKIVLTPKSGGMEYARDLAEQMQKEGQGLILDQFANADNPQAHYETTGPELWRDTEGRITHFVSAMGTTGTIMGVSRYLKEQNPEIQIIGAQPEEGSSIPGIRKWPEAYLPKIYEKPRVDQLEYVSQAAAENMARKLAMVEGLFCGISAAGACEVALRIAQQVENATIVFVVCDRGDRYLSTGVFPA